The Anomalospiza imberbis isolate Cuckoo-Finch-1a 21T00152 chromosome 2, ASM3175350v1, whole genome shotgun sequence nucleotide sequence ACgcaaatttttaattttggggAGGGCATAGGGTTTATTTAAAAtagagaaggaagggaagggagagaaagagagagagagagagagagagagagagagagagaaagaaaacctaCTAGCAAGGCCACAAAAGTAATCAgatcatttttatttcatcttttaTATATTTCTTAGCTATCAATTAGGAATAATTACCTGACAGGAATCGATTCCCCCTGCTAGGTCTCCAGCACAGATCATTGTAGGCAGAATCATGCCATTGTAGATATAAACAGCATTACACCTCGAACGTTCTATTAAGGGCACTGCAACGTAATTCAAGTGATTTGATGTTTTACCTGGAATTGAAATATACACAAATGTGCAAAGATAAAACCAGAGTCAGCATCACATTACTTTGCTGttacaaaaaaatcccagcagccAAGATTAAATAAACATCCTAGAAGCAGTGGGATGGAAATTTAAGATGTAAGAAGTCTACAAGAGGTCAAGAGAACCTCCCCCAGTACTTTTCTTataccaaaaaaaccctttccttCATTTCCTCTTTCCAGTCTTGCAAATTTACTTGCACCATTCTCTTCAGCCTGAGGTGGTGGaaaggagcagctcctgccctttCCCACATCCACAGGACATGCTTGGCACACAGCAATCCTTGCTGCAGGAGAGgtggctctgccagcagggGCACAGAATTATCTCCTGGGTGGGTATTTCTGGCCCCCAGAACTGATCTGAGGGTCCTTTGCAGTCTGCTGAATGCAAAACCTCACAACTTGCTTTGAGACAGATTGCCCAGGGGAAATACTGGGGGCTGTAAAATGGGTGAAAAAATAGTGTATGAGCAGATCTAATTCAAACTGCCCCATCAGCCCATGCAACAATATTCTTAGGATGAAAAGGACTTGTTTATGTGAAAGATCAAAATATTCCAGAGGCACTTTTTACCTCCTTGGTActctgctccccaccctgatATCCAGCACTGCTGGTTAGGCTGGAACATCATTCCTGGATTGGGCAGACAAACTGGCCTCACAGTTTctgcaaaacaaacagaaaatagatGTTCAGACAGAACTCAGATTTAAATGGCCACCACTTACACACCATGCATTCCCTCTGTTACTTTATATTCCTTGCAGGCAGTCAATGCAGGAAGCAGCAGAAAGTTTACCAGCTGCCCTTTCCCTGAGGAGTAGGATCTCCACCTCAAATCTACCTCATCTCCACCTCAAATCTACCTCATCACCACCTCAAAGTGAGGGACAAGTGGTTCTACCTTAATTCACCAAGTTAAATAGAACAATTAACACCAGCTCTTCTGAGCAGtagaagacaaagaaaaaattctgaaaactaCAGCTCTGCATTCTCTTTGCAAAACTCTGCTGAAAACAATCACAAGCAGGATTCAGCATTGATATATACAAGAAGCGTGCAGCACAAAAACCTGGAAAACAGACAATCTccctgctctcagcagcagaaaatCCCTTTCAGATGACTCCTGGTAGCTTTAAACTGATGCACTGAAACACAAAGGGTCTGTACACAAAAAGCACTTCAAGTTTAAATAATGGCTTGTTCTCTATTTTGTACTGATTGCTTACAAACAACCTACATCTGCTTTTATGAAAGGAACTTCTTGTAATGCTGAATTCTGAAGGGTTTTTGACCATCATTTGACCTGACTTCAGTGGGGATTTAatcagctgctccagcactgcacCTGTAGTTGTCTGCACATACAGCAGTGGCTAAACTGAAGCACCACAGAGCATTCTGaggtaaaaatatattattgaGATGAGCCCAAACCCCCTATCCATGTTATAGATTTAAATAAATCCTGCTTAGGAAACCAGAGGCTGTGCCCTCTGTCTCTATACCCTGTCTCTAGGgtaattttgtgttttccaCTAAGTGTCTACAAGGATTGCTTGGTGAAATTCAGAAGTTTTAAAAGGTGTGCTCACTGCTACTGGATTTTTCCCTTAAGAAGAGCTGAATACCTACCAGTAAAACTCAGTGGTGTCTCCAGCTTCATAAGGGCAACATCATTGTCTTTAGAGTCTGTGTCATAATCTGGGTGGGAAATTATCTGTTGCACTCTGTATCCACTTCTAAAGAGCATCTCATCCTGATTCAGAATCCCAGCATAAACCCTCCAGCTGTGTGGGTCAGACAGTCGCCTACAGAACAAAGAAAAGGTCTGAAGGTTTTCTTCTGTGGTGACAAGACAGGGATTAGGACCTTCAAAAAATTGTCTTCAGGAGCTGTAGTCAGATGTTTGTGTGACCAAAAATGCACATGCATTTGACCACCATTTCTGAAGAGTAAGACAAACAACTTGACAGACATGGAACTTGAGGAAAGCTTGGCTCTAGtttcaaaaatgtattaaaaaaaaataataaaatctttgCAGTGGGTTAAGTATCGCTGTCCATCCCCTTAATCACTCAGCACAACAAATTAAGTCTGAGACTGCAACACTGAAACCTTTTGATTTCCATGACTGAGGGATCAGGCAGGTATTTCTCAAGTCTCGCATGTCAGTGGTATCAGCAGAAGCCAGAATTAGTAAAAACATGATCTAGTGAAAGAATTTCACTATCTTGAAAACACCAGGGGGCTTTTTAGGCTGGTTTTGGTGGGCTTTTTTTATTGTTAAGCACGCTTACTAGATGTTATTTAAGCAGCCTCTTGTGCTCCAGCACAGTTTACAAAAGCTTGATAGAAAACTTGCCCTGAATTGGGCCTACAAGTCCCCCCAcctctcaaaaaaaccccagatcaGGCTGAAAACCGGgtctgtgccagctgcagctTGGTTGCCATTCCCAAAGCTTTTGCACTACACAGCTCAAATCCAGACAGCAAAGGAGGGATAAGATCTCCAGGTAGAAATCAACACTTGCATTCCTTTCTCAAGGTTAAGGACAAATATTCTTCCTTGCCTTCGCCTCAAACTGCGATCCAGCCAACCAaccattaaaaatgtttttgcttttaGGGTTTTCCCTCCAAGAGAAGCAGCCACCTTTTAAACAAATTCTTGCCCTTTCTCAGGGTACCAGACAACCCTCAACTCTCTTTTATAGGTTAAAAATGTACAAAGCACCAGCTATTTTTCTTGTTGATGGCTACATAAAGTGCTCCTTGGATAGATATAAATCTGTATTTAATACTGACTTGGACTTTACTACCCTGTGGCAAGAAGATACGAAGAAATAAATGGCACAGGCATCTTTAAATTGATCATATCTACAGCAGTGTGATATTTgagaatttggggagggggagtTTCCTCACAGTGTAATTCAACATCTTCATGGAAACACTGTACTAGCTGGCATTGCATTTGGTGCTGGCAGTGCATTTGGTGGGTATCTGTGCTCAACATCACCCATTTCATTTTGTAGATAAGACCGAGTATAAAACAAGGCTTCCTGTAGAAAGCAGACAGATGAACTGCAGCCAGCCTCCTTCCAGAACCAATCTTCCCTTAATACTTCAAATTTTTAACACAGACAAAACACTGCACCGATCACCTGCGTGCCAGGCGGGGTGGCGGGGGAGAAATTCCGTTTTAAAGGAGAAAGTGGGGAGAACTGAAGAAATGCATGCATTTCAGCCTGAAGAAAGGCAAATAGCCACGGAGAGAGGGACTCACCCTTCCACACAGTGTGCTGCTGTCACAAGCCAGCGTGGGGTGATGATGGAGCCCCCGCAGACGTGGGTGCCCTGCACGTGCAGGCTGACCTGCCACGGCCACTGCCCCAgcacggccccgctgccccccaCAATCCTGTTCATGATGCTCACGCTCTTGCTGGACAGGCCACACTCTGAAAAGTCAGCCACACGCAGAGGTTGATCAAAGAGTGAGCTGGGAGGTGGATTCTGCACCTCGGGCTCCCCTGGCAGAGGGGTGCACACACCATGCTGGGCACACCACAGCTTTCTACCTTCCAGGAGTCTCTGGAGATTCAGACACCTCTGTGCTGTGCAACAAAGCAGCCAACAGCCAGGAGACTCCTCGGGACAGGAATCACCATCGAGCAGGCACTGCCCACCCAATTGCTGAGTCTTGGAGAGCAAATGTGCCACAGACATCCCAACACAGCCGCTGGGGGACGGATATGGAACTCCACCGCAAGTCATTTAAAGGAACCAGTGGCAGCAAAGACAAAAGCAACTGGGGATCCACTGTATTCCTTGTCTCCTCTCCCACCCTGCTCCTAAAACTGCATTATTTGGGAACAAGAGTTAAATCTTTTGCCCATGCAAAAACAGCAATTAATGCCACAGGTCCAAAAGAACTTGCCAGCCAGGGCATTTCAAAGCGTGAAGAAGCAGAAGTTTGCAAAATTGCAAAAGCCAGTGAGTTACCTATGCAGCGCAGAGAAACCACATTTCCTGAGGCACAGGAACCACTgcaggagaaacaaaaaaaccaaacaggatCTTAGGCACTCTGTGAAGGAAATGGTGAGCAAAGTCCACCCTCCAGCTGCTTTCTACGCTTTCCAGCTACATGCCCTGCCTCCAGCCTCATCTTCCTGTGGCAGGTTCCCTCTTTTCTTCACTTTCTCCAGCTACCCTACCAGCAACCATCTGGCCTCCACCATGCCTTGCATTCACCAAAACTGTCCTGTGGGAGACTGCAGGCATGAGCACAAAAGGTTTGAAAGCCTATTGAGAAGCAAGATGAAGTGATAAAGTGGAGCTGATTTAGGAAGCTGATTTGCAGAAGAACTAAACAAGGGAGTTGCAGGAagtttgcaggcacagcagacTACAGGTTTTGACACTGGACACTTCAGAGTTGTTTAATGACAATAAAAATGATGCTTTCCACAGTGAAGATCCATTTTTGCATGCTGTGTGTTCATGTGACTGAAAAAaaggctgtgccagctgctgtgAATGTGTTGCAGCTTGTAGCTCTTGTCACCATACACAAACTCCTGCAGATGGCCAGAGAGCCTTACAAAAATTTGACATGGCAACCTTCTAGACAGCACCGAGGATGAGATAGTTTTTCTTTTAGAAGAGGACAGGGAAGATGGAAAAATGAcagctgtgtttttaaaaagagggaAGAACAGTTGCTGCAATCAGATTAAAAGCAAATTCTCTTTCCCTCCAACAATCCCCACTGAAAGATGTGCTTGCATTGTGCTGCAGGCAGAAGCTGCACCTCTTCCAGCATCTGCAGAGAGCCTGGATGAAAGGAGAGAGGCTTTTACTAAACAAAGATACCTGCTGTACAGCTTTTTGTACAAGTCTATGTTCCCAGCACTTGTGTTCAGCTTCATGTAGCTCTTAAAGCTGACTTCAGGTGCCACCCCCTGACTGTAGAAATATGTATCCCTGCAAAAGAGAAAGTACACCATGACAGCACTagaaatctttatttttgtttattatatttatttttatttttgtgaacGTGGAACCCTGGTGGTGCAGCCCAGCCA carries:
- the TMPRSS2 gene encoding transmembrane protease serine 2 isoform X2; this translates as MTSTLGPPPPYYENRGFQPEPLYAARPAAGANPYPQLFSTNPPSVPSYVPRVVTHQSTRPAAPPPRRTCAASLRKTIIIILSILIVICCAIAAFFIWYFVENHCLSSLIECGSSGVCMSPSQWCDGVSDCPNGEDETRCVRLFGPNFILEVYSPVTKSWYPVCQDDWNDDYGKIACKDMGYSVDTYFYSQGVAPEVSFKSYMKLNTSAGNIDLYKKLYSSGSCASGNVVSLRCIECGLSSKSVSIMNRIVGGSGAVLGQWPWQVSLHVQGTHVCGGSIITPRWLVTAAHCVEGRLSDPHSWRVYAGILNQDEMLFRSGYRVQQIISHPDYDTDSKDNDVALMKLETPLSFTETVRPVCLPNPGMMFQPNQQCWISGWGAEYQGGKTSNHLNYVAVPLIERSRCNAVYIYNGMILPTMICAGDLAGGIDSCQGDSGGPLVTHHHSVWWLVGDTSWGTGCATPNKPGVYGNMTVFTDWIYKNMQVK
- the TMPRSS2 gene encoding transmembrane protease serine 2 isoform X1 encodes the protein MTSTLGPPPPYYENRGFQPEPLYAARPAAGANPYPQLFSTNPPSVPSYVPRVVTHQSTRPAAPPPRRTCAASLRKTIIIILSILIVICCAIAAFFIWYFVENHCLSSLIECGSSGVCMSPSQWCDGVSDCPNGEDETRCVRLFGPNFILEVYSPVTKSWYPVCQDDWNDDYGKIACKDMGYSVDTYFYSQGVAPEVSFKSYMKLNTSAGNIDLYKKLYSSGSCASGNVVSLRCIECGLSSKSVSIMNRIVGGSGAVLGQWPWQVSLHVQGTHVCGGSIITPRWLVTAAHCVEGRLSDPHSWRVYAGILNQDEMLFRSGYRVQQIISHPDYDTDSKDNDVALMKLETPLSFTETVRPVCLPNPGMMFQPNQQCWISGWGAEYQGGKTSNHLNYVAVPLIERSRCNAVYIYNGMILPTMICAGDLAGGIDSCQGDSGGPLVTHHHSVWWLVGDTSWGTGCATPNKPGVYGNMTVFTDWIYKNMQANR